A DNA window from Streptococcus parapneumoniae contains the following coding sequences:
- the hflX gene encoding GTPase HflX, with the protein MIETEKKEERVLLIGVELQGMDNFDLSMEELASLAKTAGAIVVDSYRQKREKYDSKTFVGSGKLEEIALMVDAEEITTVIVNNRLTPRQNVNLEEVLGVKVIDRMQLILDIFAMRARSHEGKLQVHLAQLKYLLPRLVGQGIMLSRQAGGIGSRGPGESQLELNRRSVRNQITDIERQLKVVEKNRATVREKRLESSIFKIGLIGYTNAGKSTIMNTLTSKTQYEADELFATLDATTKSIHLGGNLQVTLTDTVGFIQDLPTELVSSFKSTLEESKHVDLLVHVIDASNPYHEEHEKTVLSIMKDLDMEDIPRLTLYNKADLVEDFTPTQTPYALISAKSEDSRENLQALFLEKIKDIFESFTLRVPFSKSYKIHDLESVAILEERDYQEDGEVITGYISEKNKWRLEEFYD; encoded by the coding sequence ATGATTGAAACGGAGAAAAAAGAGGAGCGGGTCCTGCTGATTGGTGTGGAATTGCAGGGCATGGACAATTTTGACCTTTCTATGGAAGAATTGGCCAGTCTAGCTAAGACAGCTGGGGCAATCGTTGTAGATAGCTACAGACAAAAACGTGAAAAATATGATTCTAAGACCTTCGTCGGCTCTGGTAAGTTGGAAGAGATTGCGCTTATGGTGGATGCAGAAGAAATCACCACTGTCATTGTCAACAACCGTCTGACGCCAAGGCAAAATGTCAATTTAGAAGAAGTTCTGGGTGTTAAGGTTATTGATCGTATGCAGTTGATTTTGGATATCTTTGCCATGCGAGCTCGAAGCCATGAGGGGAAGCTCCAAGTTCACCTAGCCCAGCTCAAATATCTCTTGCCTCGTTTGGTTGGTCAGGGAATTATGCTCAGCCGTCAGGCAGGGGGAATTGGTTCCCGTGGACCTGGTGAAAGCCAGCTGGAGCTGAACCGTCGTAGTGTTCGCAACCAAATCACGGATATCGAGCGCCAACTCAAGGTGGTTGAGAAAAATCGGGCGACTGTCAGAGAAAAACGTTTGGAGTCCAGCATCTTTAAGATTGGTTTGATTGGTTACACCAATGCTGGGAAATCAACCATCATGAACACCTTGACAAGTAAGACTCAGTATGAAGCGGACGAGCTATTTGCGACTCTGGATGCGACGACTAAGAGTATCCATCTGGGAGGCAATCTCCAAGTAACTTTGACAGATACCGTGGGATTTATCCAAGATTTGCCGACAGAGCTGGTATCCAGTTTTAAGTCAACCTTGGAAGAAAGCAAGCATGTGGATCTTCTGGTTCATGTTATCGATGCTAGCAATCCTTACCACGAGGAGCATGAAAAAACGGTCCTGTCTATCATGAAAGACTTGGACATGGAAGATATTCCTCGCCTGACCCTTTATAATAAAGCGGATTTGGTGGAGGACTTTACACCTACCCAAACACCTTATGCCCTCATTTCTGCCAAGTCTGAGGATAGTCGTGAGAATTTGCAGGCACTATTTTTAGAGAAAATCAAGGATATTTTTGAATCTTTTACTCTGCGCGTGCCTTTTTCAAAGTCCTACAAGATTCATGATTTAGAAAGTGTTGCGATTCTGGAAGAACGCGATTATCAAGAGGACGGCGAAGTGATTACAGGCTACATTTCTGAGAAAAATAAATGGAGGTTAGAAGAATTTTATGACTGA
- a CDS encoding DUF3042 family protein produces the protein MAKGFAKGLVTGVAGTVAAVAGAVYAFKKKVIEPEEQKAAFIEENRKKAARRRVSR, from the coding sequence ATGGCTAAAGGATTCGCTAAAGGTCTTGTAACAGGTGTCGCAGGAACTGTCGCTGCCGTTGCAGGTGCAGTATACGCATTTAAAAAGAAAGTAATCGAACCAGAAGAGCAAAAAGCAGCTTTCATCGAAGAAAACCGTAAAAAAGCAGCTCGTCGCCGCGTATCACGTTAG
- a CDS encoding thymidylate synthase, whose protein sequence is MTKADTIFKENIERILKDGVFSEQARPKYKDGTVANSKYVTGAFAEYDLAKGEFPITTLRPIAIKSAIKEVLWIYQDQSNSLEVLNSKYNVHYWNDWEVGDTGTIGERYGAVVKKHDIINKLLKQLEANPWNRRNIISLWDYQAFEETDGLLPCAFQTMFDVRRVDGEIYLDATLTQRSNDMLVAHHINAMQYVALQMMIAKHFGWKVGKFFYFINNLHIYDNQFEQAQELLRREPSNCQPRLVLNVPDGTNFFDIKAEDFELVDYDPVKPQLKFDLAI, encoded by the coding sequence ATGACAAAAGCAGATACGATTTTTAAAGAGAATATTGAACGAATCCTCAAAGACGGTGTCTTTTCTGAGCAGGCTCGTCCTAAGTACAAGGATGGGACTGTTGCTAACTCTAAGTATGTAACTGGTGCCTTTGCAGAGTATGACTTGGCAAAAGGAGAATTTCCTATCACAACCTTGCGTCCCATTGCCATCAAATCCGCCATCAAAGAAGTTCTCTGGATCTACCAAGACCAGTCTAATAGCCTAGAAGTGCTGAATAGCAAATACAATGTTCACTACTGGAATGACTGGGAAGTGGGTGATACAGGAACCATTGGTGAGCGTTACGGGGCGGTCGTTAAGAAACACGACATCATCAATAAGCTTCTCAAGCAGTTGGAAGCCAACCCTTGGAACCGCCGCAATATTATCTCTCTCTGGGATTACCAAGCTTTTGAGGAGACAGACGGCCTTCTTCCGTGCGCCTTTCAGACCATGTTTGATGTCCGCCGTGTAGATGGGGAAATCTATCTGGATGCGACCTTGACCCAGCGTTCTAACGATATGCTAGTGGCCCACCATATCAACGCTATGCAGTACGTGGCTCTTCAAATGATGATTGCCAAGCATTTTGGCTGGAAGGTCGGGAAGTTCTTCTACTTTATCAACAACCTCCATATCTATGATAATCAATTTGAACAAGCTCAGGAATTGCTTCGTCGAGAGCCGTCAAACTGCCAACCACGTTTGGTCTTGAATGTACCAGATGGGACTAATTTCTTTGATATTAAAGCAGAAGATTTTGAGTTGGTGGATTATGACCCTGTTAAGCCACAGTTGAAGTTTGACCTAGCTATTTAA
- a CDS encoding YqgQ family protein yields the protein MSLMKTFYDVQQFLKRFGIIVYMGKRLYDIELMKLELSRIYDAGLMDKLDYLEAEAVLRREHKVELDYIEKNGEKN from the coding sequence ATGAGTCTTATGAAAACATTCTATGATGTGCAGCAATTCCTCAAACGATTTGGTATTATTGTTTACATGGGAAAACGCTTATATGATATTGAGCTGATGAAGTTGGAACTCTCTCGGATTTACGATGCAGGGCTGATGGACAAACTGGATTATCTGGAAGCGGAAGCGGTTCTACGCAGAGAGCACAAGGTAGAATTGGATTATATTGAGAAAAATGGAGAAAAGAACTAA
- a CDS encoding rhodanese-like domain-containing protein, with the protein MVTWILWALILAMLAWMGFNYLRIRRAAKIVDNEEFEALIRTGQLIDLRDPAEFHRKHILGARNIPSSQLKTSLAALRKDKPVLLYENQRAQRVTNATLYLKKQGFSEIYILSYGLDSWKGKVKTS; encoded by the coding sequence ATGGTTACTTGGATTTTGTGGGCACTTATACTAGCAATGTTGGCGTGGATGGGCTTTAACTATCTTCGTATTCGCCGTGCGGCTAAAATTGTAGACAATGAGGAGTTTGAAGCCTTGATTCGTACGGGTCAATTGATTGATTTGCGCGACCCAGCAGAATTCCACAGAAAACATATCCTTGGGGCCCGCAATATTCCTTCAAGTCAGTTGAAGACTAGTCTTGCAGCCCTTCGTAAGGATAAACCTGTCCTTCTCTACGAAAACCAACGTGCGCAACGTGTCACAAATGCGACCCTTTACTTGAAAAAACAAGGTTTTTCTGAGATTTATATCCTTTCTTATGGCTTGGATTCTTGGAAAGGGAAAGTGAAGACTAGTTAA
- a CDS encoding pseudouridine synthase, translating into MRLDNLLAQEKVSRKAMKQALLKEEILVDGRPARSLAQNIDTGLQELLFQDQIIRGYEHTYLMLHKPAGVVTANKDRELPTVMDLLPPDIQSDKLYAVGRLDRDTTGLLLLTDNGPLGFQLLHPQYHVDKTYRVEVNGLLTPDHIQAFQKGIVFLDGTICKPARLEILSASPSHSQASITISEGKFHQVKKMFLSGGVKVTSLKRVQFGDFTLDTELTEGHYRPLNPEELEIIKNHLEKSG; encoded by the coding sequence ATGCGTTTAGATAATTTATTAGCTCAAGAAAAAGTTAGCCGAAAGGCCATGAAACAAGCCTTACTCAAAGAGGAAATTCTAGTCGATGGTCGCCCAGCCCGCTCCCTAGCTCAAAATATTGATACAGGACTACAAGAACTCCTTTTTCAGGACCAAATCATTCGAGGTTATGAGCACACCTATCTTATGCTTCATAAGCCTGCTGGTGTCGTTACAGCCAACAAAGACAGGGAACTTCCGACCGTCATGGACCTCCTTCCGCCTGACATCCAATCTGACAAGCTCTATGCCGTCGGCCGACTGGACCGAGATACGACAGGACTCCTCCTCTTGACTGACAACGGTCCCTTGGGCTTTCAGCTCCTCCATCCCCAGTATCATGTCGATAAGACTTATCGAGTTGAGGTTAATGGACTTCTGACGCCTGACCATATCCAAGCCTTTCAAAAGGGAATTGTCTTTTTAGATGGCACTATCTGTAAACCTGCAAGATTAGAGATTCTATCAGCAAGTCCTTCCCACAGCCAAGCCTCCATCACCATTTCAGAGGGGAAATTTCATCAGGTCAAGAAAATGTTCCTCTCGGGTGGTGTTAAGGTGACCTCCCTCAAACGAGTTCAATTCGGTGATTTTACATTAGACACAGAACTAACAGAAGGCCATTACCGTCCTTTGAATCCAGAGGAATTGGAAATCATTAAAAATCACTTAGAGAAAAGTGGATAA
- a CDS encoding cystathionine beta-lyase — protein sequence MTDIKTLALKYGGYTSLDKVYLDQLLAGRTEQEQLALITPPPSVVNAYFAELYQKKSPEAATDYFAELSQELNLYNAEPSFTLENKPFIRLNLSGKSFGFCYESEGLGRIFPEKKEVISEDLLFEIAQIFPHQLVFEESGKIYMKAVGDEEVVSVENLTALTDLESLADGRKRLKGYSQEDLLQEATAFSGKRYFRSENRTAMLYID from the coding sequence ATGACTGATATTAAAACTTTGGCTCTAAAGTATGGAGGTTATACAAGTCTGGACAAGGTCTATCTGGATCAGCTTCTAGCTGGTAGAACAGAGCAAGAGCAGTTGGCTCTCATCACACCTCCGCCGAGTGTGGTCAATGCCTACTTTGCAGAGCTATACCAGAAAAAAAGTCCTGAGGCTGCGACGGATTATTTTGCGGAACTCAGTCAGGAACTGAATCTCTACAATGCTGAACCAAGTTTCACCCTCGAAAACAAGCCTTTTATTCGACTTAATCTGTCTGGCAAATCCTTTGGTTTTTGCTATGAGAGTGAGGGTCTGGGTCGAATTTTCCCTGAAAAGAAAGAGGTTATTTCAGAAGACTTGCTCTTTGAAATTGCACAAATTTTTCCCCATCAACTAGTCTTTGAGGAGTCTGGTAAGATTTACATGAAGGCTGTTGGAGATGAGGAAGTTGTTAGTGTGGAAAATCTCACAGCTTTGACTGATTTGGAAAGCTTAGCGGATGGTCGTAAACGTCTCAAAGGTTACAGCCAAGAGGATTTATTACAAGAAGCCACTGCTTTTTCTGGCAAGCGCTATTTCCGATCGGAAAACCGCACAGCCATGTTATATATTGATTAA
- a CDS encoding LysR family transcriptional regulator, which translates to MRIQQLHYIIKIVETGSMNEAAKQLFITQPSLSNAVRDLENEMGIEIFIRNPKGITLTRDGMEFLSYARQVVEQTQLLEERYKNPVAHRELFSVSSQHYAFVVNAFVSLLKKSDMEKYELFLRETRTWEIIDDVKNFRSEVGVLFLNSYNRDVLTKMLDDNHLLAHHLFTAQPHIFVSKTNPLAKKDKVKLSDLENFPYLSYDQGTHNSFYFSEEILSQEHHKKSIVVSDRATLFNLLIGLDGYTIATGILNSNLNGDNIVSIPLDIDDPIELVYIQHEKTSLSKMGERFIDYLLEEVQFDR; encoded by the coding sequence ATGAGAATTCAACAATTACACTATATTATCAAAATCGTCGAAACCGGCTCCATGAATGAGGCAGCCAAACAGCTCTTTATCACCCAACCGAGTCTTTCCAATGCCGTGAGAGATTTGGAAAATGAAATGGGCATTGAAATCTTTATCCGCAATCCCAAGGGTATCACCTTGACCCGTGATGGGATGGAGTTTCTCTCTTATGCCCGTCAGGTTGTCGAGCAAACTCAGCTTCTGGAAGAACGCTATAAAAATCCTGTCGCCCACCGCGAACTCTTTAGCGTTTCCTCCCAGCACTATGCCTTTGTAGTCAACGCTTTTGTCTCTCTGCTCAAGAAAAGTGATATGGAGAAATACGAGCTCTTCCTTCGTGAAACTCGGACTTGGGAGATTATCGACGACGTCAAGAACTTCCGTAGTGAGGTCGGTGTCCTCTTCTTAAACAGCTACAACCGTGATGTTTTAACCAAAATGCTGGATGACAACCACCTGCTGGCTCACCATCTCTTCACAGCCCAGCCCCATATCTTTGTCAGCAAGACCAATCCTCTGGCAAAGAAAGACAAGGTCAAACTGTCTGATTTGGAGAATTTCCCTTACCTCAGCTATGACCAAGGAACTCACAACTCCTTCTACTTTTCAGAAGAAATTCTTTCTCAAGAGCATCACAAGAAATCCATCGTAGTCAGTGACCGTGCCACCCTTTTTAATCTCTTGATTGGTTTGGATGGTTATACTATTGCGACAGGGATTTTGAACAGCAACCTCAACGGAGACAATATCGTTTCTATCCCACTTGATATTGATGATCCAATTGAGCTGGTCTATATCCAGCATGAAAAAACCAGCCTATCTAAGATGGGCGAACGCTTTATCGACTATCTACTAGAAGAAGTCCAGTTTGATCGTTGA
- a CDS encoding lactococcin 972 family bacteriocin — translation MKTKKHRLLALALISSFTLLGAASAAVQYPDGGVWTYGEGSGGGWAFSNYYHGKKYHYSSLVSKWDSHSDKGEAPAGKTSEAWIWTKFGEQVSFYYDYD, via the coding sequence ATGAAAACAAAAAAACATAGATTACTTGCTCTAGCTCTTATTTCAAGCTTTACATTATTGGGAGCTGCATCAGCTGCTGTACAATATCCAGATGGAGGAGTATGGACATATGGAGAAGGTTCAGGAGGTGGTTGGGCTTTTTCAAATTACTATCATGGTAAAAAATATCATTATTCTTCTCTTGTAAGTAAATGGGATAGTCATTCAGATAAAGGAGAAGCACCTGCAGGGAAAACTTCAGAGGCTTGGATTTGGACTAAATTTGGGGAACAAGTATCATTTTACTATGACTATGACTAA
- the rnz gene encoding ribonuclease Z gives MDIQFLGTGAGQPSKARNVSSLALKLLDEINEVWLFDCGEGTQNRILETTIRPRKISKIFITHLHGDHIFGLPGFLSSRAFQANEEQTDLEIYGPQGIKSFVLTSLRVSGSRLPYRIHFHEFDQDSLGKILETDKFTVYAEELDHTIFCVGYRVMQKDLEGTLDAEKLKAAGVPFGPLFGKIKNGQDVVLEDGTEIKAVDYISAPRPGKIITILGDTRKTSASVRLAVNADVLVHESTYGKGDEIIARNHGHSTNMQAAQVAVEAGAKRLLLNHISARFLSKDISQLKKDAATIFENVHVVKDLEEVEI, from the coding sequence ATGGATATTCAATTTTTAGGAACGGGGGCAGGTCAGCCCTCTAAAGCCCGCAATGTTTCCAGTCTCGCCCTGAAACTCTTGGACGAGATTAACGAAGTCTGGCTCTTTGACTGTGGAGAAGGTACGCAAAATCGCATTCTTGAGACCACAATTCGACCACGTAAGATCAGCAAAATTTTTATCACCCACCTACATGGAGACCACATCTTTGGCTTGCCAGGTTTCCTTTCTAGCCGTGCCTTTCAGGCCAATGAAGAGCAGACAGATTTGGAAATCTATGGACCTCAAGGGATCAAGTCCTTTGTCTTAACCAGCCTTCGTGTGTCAGGTTCGCGCCTGCCTTACCGCATTCATTTTCATGAGTTTGACCAAGATTCTTTAGGAAAAATCCTTGAGACCGATAAATTCACTGTGTACGCGGAAGAATTGGATCACACTATTTTCTGTGTTGGTTACCGTGTCATGCAAAAGGATTTGGAAGGAACGCTGGATGCTGAAAAACTCAAGGCGGCAGGTGTCCCATTTGGCCCACTTTTTGGAAAAATTAAAAACGGTCAGGACGTTGTTCTCGAAGATGGTACTGAAATAAAGGCAGTAGACTATATCTCAGCGCCACGTCCAGGTAAAATTATCACTATTCTTGGTGATACTCGTAAAACTAGTGCCAGTGTGCGTCTGGCTGTCAATGCTGATGTCCTGGTTCATGAATCGACTTATGGCAAGGGCGATGAAATAATTGCTCGTAATCATGGTCACTCTACTAACATGCAAGCTGCACAAGTAGCGGTAGAAGCAGGTGCCAAACGACTATTGCTCAACCATATCAGTGCCCGATTCCTTTCAAAAGATATTAGTCAGCTCAAGAAAGATGCGGCAACGATTTTTGAAAACGTCCATGTGGTCAAGGATTTGGAAGAAGTGGAAATCTAG
- a CDS encoding SDR family oxidoreductase, translating into MPTILITGASGGLAQEMVKLLPNDQLILLGRNKEKLAQLYGNHPHAELIEIDITDDSALETLIADLYLRYGKIDVLINNAGYGIFEEFDQISDQDIHQMFDVNTFALMNLSRRLAARMKESRKGHIINIVSMAGLIATGKSSLYSATKFATIGFSNALRLELMSYGVYVTTVNPGPIRTGFFDQADPDGSYLKSVDRFLLEPDAVAKKIVKIIGKKKRELNLPILLNLAHKFYTLFPKLADKLAGETFNYK; encoded by the coding sequence ATGCCTACTATTCTCATTACCGGAGCTAGCGGTGGCCTAGCCCAAGAAATGGTCAAACTTTTGCCGAATGACCAACTGATTTTGTTAGGTAGAAATAAGGAAAAATTAGCCCAACTCTATGGAAATCATCCTCATGCAGAATTGATTGAAATAGACATTACCGATGACTCAGCTTTAGAAACTCTGATAGCAGACCTCTATCTCCGTTATGGCAAGATTGATGTCTTGATAAACAACGCTGGTTACGGGATCTTTGAGGAATTTGACCAGATTTCCGACCAAGATATTCATCAGATGTTCGATGTCAATACCTTTGCCCTAATGAATCTGTCTCGACGCCTTGCGGCTCGTATGAAAGAGAGTCGAAAAGGCCATATCATCAATATCGTCAGCATGGCAGGTTTAATCGCTACTGGCAAGTCCAGTCTCTACTCAGCGACCAAGTTTGCGACCATTGGTTTTTCAAATGCGTTACGCCTCGAACTTATGTCATATGGAGTCTATGTGACAACAGTCAATCCAGGACCAATCCGTACAGGATTTTTTGACCAAGCCGACCCAGATGGAAGCTATCTCAAATCTGTTGACCGTTTCCTGCTAGAGCCAGATGCAGTGGCTAAAAAGATTGTCAAGATTATAGGAAAAAAGAAACGAGAACTTAATCTCCCGATTTTGTTGAACCTAGCCCATAAGTTTTATACTCTCTTTCCCAAGCTAGCTGATAAGTTGGCAGGGGAAACTTTTAATTATAAGTAA
- the typA gene encoding translational GTPase TypA, whose protein sequence is MTKLREDIRNIAIIAHVDHGKTTLVDELLKQSETLDARTELAERAMDSNDIEKERGITILAKNTAVAYNGTRINIMDTPGHADFGGEVERIMKMVDGVVLVVDAYEGTMPQTRFVLKKALEQDLVPIVVVNKIDKPSARPAEVVDEVLELFIELGADDDQLDFPVVYASAINGTSSLSDDPADQEATMAPIFDTIIDHIPAPVDNSDEPLQFQVSLLDYNDFVGRIGIGRVFRGTVKVGDQVTLSKLDGTTKNFRVTKLFGFFGLERREIQEAKAGDLIAVSGMEDIFVGETITPTDAVEALPILHIDEPTLQMTFLVNNSPFAGKEGKWVTSRKVEERLQAELQTDVSLRVDPTDSPDKWTVSGRGELHLSILIETMRREGYELQVSRPEVIVKEIDGVKCEPFERVQIDTPEEYQGSVIQSLSERKGEMLDMISTGNGQTRLVFLVPARGLIGYSTEFLSMTRGYGIMNHTFDQYLPLIPGEIGGRHRGALVSIDAGKATTYSIMSIEERGTIFVNPGTEVYEGMIIGENSRENDLTVNITKAKQMTNVRSATKDQTAVIKTPRILTLEESLEFLNDDEYMEVTPESIRLRKQILNKAEREKANKKKKSAE, encoded by the coding sequence ATGACAAAATTAAGAGAAGATATCCGTAACATTGCGATTATCGCCCACGTTGACCACGGTAAAACAACCCTCGTTGATGAATTATTGAAACAATCAGAAACGCTTGATGCACGTACTGAATTGGCTGAGCGTGCTATGGACTCAAACGATATCGAAAAAGAGCGTGGAATTACCATCCTTGCTAAAAATACAGCCGTTGCCTACAACGGAACTCGTATCAACATCATGGACACACCAGGACACGCGGACTTCGGTGGAGAAGTTGAGCGTATCATGAAAATGGTTGACGGTGTTGTCTTGGTCGTAGATGCCTACGAAGGAACAATGCCACAAACTCGTTTCGTATTGAAAAAAGCTTTGGAACAAGACCTTGTCCCAATCGTGGTTGTCAATAAAATAGATAAACCATCAGCTCGTCCAGCTGAAGTAGTGGACGAAGTCTTGGAACTATTCATCGAGCTTGGGGCTGATGACGACCAGCTTGACTTCCCAGTGGTCTATGCTTCAGCGATCAACGGAACTTCTTCATTGTCAGATGATCCAGCTGACCAAGAAGCGACTATGGCGCCAATCTTTGACACAATTATCGACCACATCCCAGCTCCAGTAGATAACTCAGATGAGCCTTTGCAGTTCCAAGTGTCACTTTTGGACTACAACGACTTTGTTGGGCGTATCGGTATCGGTCGTGTCTTCCGTGGTACTGTTAAGGTTGGGGACCAAGTTACCCTTTCTAAACTTGACGGCACAACTAAAAACTTCCGTGTTACAAAACTTTTCGGTTTCTTTGGTTTGGAACGTCGTGAAATCCAAGAAGCAAAAGCAGGTGACTTGATTGCCGTTTCAGGTATGGAAGATATCTTTGTCGGTGAAACCATTACTCCGACAGATGCAGTCGAAGCTCTTCCAATCCTACACATCGATGAGCCAACTCTTCAAATGACTTTCTTGGTCAACAACTCACCATTTGCTGGTAAAGAAGGTAAATGGGTGACTTCTCGTAAGGTGGAAGAACGCTTGCAGGCAGAATTGCAAACAGACGTTTCCCTTCGTGTTGACCCAACTGATTCACCAGATAAATGGACTGTTTCAGGACGTGGAGAATTGCACTTGTCAATCCTTATCGAAACAATGCGTCGTGAGGGATATGAACTTCAAGTATCTCGTCCAGAAGTTATCGTAAAAGAAATCGATGGTGTTAAATGCGAACCATTTGAACGTGTTCAAATCGACACTCCAGAAGAATACCAAGGGTCTGTTATCCAAAGCCTTTCTGAACGTAAGGGTGAAATGTTGGATATGATTTCAACTGGTAATGGTCAAACTCGTTTGGTCTTCCTTGTTCCAGCGCGTGGTTTGATTGGATACTCAACTGAGTTCTTGTCAATGACTCGTGGTTACGGTATCATGAACCATACCTTTGACCAATACTTGCCATTGATTCCAGGTGAAATTGGTGGTCGTCACCGTGGTGCCCTTGTTTCTATCGATGCTGGTAAGGCTACAACATACTCCATCATGTCTATCGAAGAACGTGGTACGATCTTTGTCAACCCAGGTACTGAGGTTTATGAAGGAATGATCATCGGTGAAAACTCTCGTGAAAATGACTTGACAGTTAACATCACTAAGGCAAAACAAATGACTAACGTTCGTTCAGCTACTAAGGACCAAACAGCTGTTATCAAGACACCTCGTATCTTGACACTTGAAGAGTCTCTTGAGTTCTTGAACGACGATGAGTACATGGAAGTAACGCCTGAGTCTATCCGTTTGCGTAAACAAATCCTTAACAAAGCAGAGCGTGAGAAAGCTAACAAGAAGAAAAAATCAGCTGAATAA
- the miaA gene encoding tRNA (adenosine(37)-N6)-dimethylallyltransferase MiaA, with protein MKTKIIVIVGPTAVGKTALAIEVAKRFNGEVVSGDSQQVYRGLDIGTAKASPEEQAAVPHHLIDVREVTESYSAFDFVSEAKMAIEDIHSRGKLAIIAGGTGLYIQSLLEGYHLGGETPHEEILAYRASLEPYTDEGLAHLVEQAGLEIPQFNRRRAMRALEIAHFGQDLENQETLYEPLIICLDDERSQLYERINRRVDLMFEAGLLDEAKWLFDNYPDVQAAKGIGYKELFPYFRGEQNLEEASESLKQATRRFAKRQLTWFRNRMQVTFYQIGESGVQDRILSQIEEFLDD; from the coding sequence ATGAAAACAAAAATAATTGTGATTGTTGGACCGACTGCAGTTGGAAAGACGGCTCTAGCCATTGAAGTGGCCAAGCGTTTTAATGGCGAAGTGGTTAGTGGAGATAGCCAGCAAGTCTATCGAGGACTTGATATTGGGACGGCTAAGGCTAGTCCAGAAGAGCAGGCAGCTGTTCCTCATCATTTGATTGATGTTAGAGAGGTAACCGAGTCTTACTCGGCTTTTGATTTTGTTTCAGAAGCTAAGATGGCTATTGAGGATATTCACAGCCGTGGCAAGCTAGCAATTATCGCCGGTGGGACTGGACTTTATATCCAGAGCTTGTTAGAAGGTTATCACCTGGGTGGGGAGACTCCCCATGAGGAGATTTTGGCCTATCGGGCTAGCTTGGAGCCTTATACGGATGAGGGATTAGCCCATTTGGTAGAGCAAGCAGGCCTTGAAATTCCCCAGTTTAATCGTCGTCGTGCTATGCGTGCCTTGGAAATTGCCCATTTTGGTCAGGATTTGGAAAATCAAGAGACCTTGTATGAACCATTGATTATCTGCTTGGATGATGAACGTAGTCAACTTTATGAGCGTATCAATCGCCGAGTGGATTTGATGTTTGAGGCTGGGCTTTTGGATGAGGCCAAGTGGTTGTTTGATAATTATCCAGATGTGCAGGCTGCTAAGGGAATTGGCTATAAGGAACTCTTTCCATATTTCCGTGGAGAGCAGAACTTGGAGGAAGCTAGTGAGAGTCTCAAACAGGCGACCCGTCGTTTTGCCAAGCGTCAGCTGACCTGGTTCCGTAATCGCATGCAGGTCACCTTTTATCAGATTGGAGAGTCTGGTGTGCAAGACCGCATTTTAAGCCAGATAGAGGAGTTTTTAGATGATTGA
- a CDS encoding DUF3165 family protein has translation MVYLVLGILLLLLYVFATPESIKGTVNIVAMVCILVALLILLALSFLKIFQLPTEMFLAIAMLILAYFSVRDITLMPVKKSKRR, from the coding sequence ATGGTCTATTTAGTCCTAGGGATTTTACTGCTCCTACTCTATGTATTTGCGACACCAGAAAGCATTAAAGGGACAGTCAATATCGTCGCTATGGTATGTATTTTAGTGGCACTCTTAATTTTGTTGGCTCTATCTTTTCTGAAAATTTTTCAATTACCAACAGAAATGTTCCTAGCAATAGCCATGTTAATCCTAGCTTACTTTAGTGTGAGAGACATCACACTCATGCCAGTCAAAAAAAGTAAAAGAAGATAA